GCCAGAGCTTTGTGCAGCGCGGACTCCTGGCGCGGCTGCAGGGCCGAGACGACGACGCCCGCAGGGACTTCGAGAGGGCGGCACGGCTGGGCAGCCCCTTCGCGCGGCGCCAGCTGGTGCTGCTCAACCCCTACGCCGCGCTGTGCAACCGCATGCTGGCCGACATGATGGAGCAGCTGCGCCGCCCCCGCGACAGCCGCTGAGCGCCGCGGACCCGGGCGTCCGCGGGCGAGGGGACGGGACGGGGCCCTGAACCAATAAAGCCGTTGGTCCTCACCGACTCCGCCTGCTCCTGCGTCCTGCCTGCGCCCGGAGAGAAGGGCACTCGGGGGTACTCTGCGCGGGGGACTCTCGGCGCGGGCCAGGGACCAGCCAGGGAGTGGTGAGCCACGGCCGCCCACCTGCCGGGGAAGGGCCCGTGGGGCCCGTGGTCTGGCATCGATTGGCCCCGCCTGGCGCAGCCCCCGCCCCTGCAGCGGACTGCGGTGCTCATCAGACCTGAGCAGTTGCTCCGGCGGCGCTTAGGGAAGCAGCCAGGTGAGCCGCCCCggtggcggggggcgggggcgggatgCTCGGCGACCCCACTCTCCGACCCTCTCCTCTTCCGCCGACATCCACCGGAACCACCAACATCAGGAAAGGGGGCGTAGGGCAAGGGATGGGAGAGGGAACAGGGCAGGAGAGAGGATGGGATCAGGAGAAAGGCGATCCCTTTGGGAAAGGGGCGCGTGGAGACCgagtatgagtgtgtgtgagtgtgcctgTGTGCAAGGTGTGGTTGCACGGATGCTCGCTGCTTCTGCGTATCTGCAGGCGTGTGCCTGTGTGCAAGGTGTGGTTGCACGGATGCTCGCTGCTTCTGCGTATCTGCAGGCGTGTGCCTGTGTGCAAGGTGTGGTTGCACGGATGCTCGCTGCTTCTGCGTATCTGCAGGCGTGTGCCTGTGTGCAAGGTGTGGTTGCACGGATGCTCGCTGCTTCTGCGTATCTGCAGGCGTGTGCCTGTGTGCAAGGTGTGGTTGCACGGATGCTCGCTGCTTCTGCGTATCTGCAGGCGTGTGCCTGTTTGTTTTGTAGCCTGGAGTCAGTGCTCGGTTCTGCGCCTGCAGGATGTCCAGGTGTCTGCTGGGTGGGTCTGTGCTTCTGGGCTTTGCCGTTCGTGTCCGTGCCTTCGCCACTGGGGGCTCGTCTACATTTGCGTTTCCGTACATGGTTCTTTTTGTTTCTGGAGAGTAAATTCCTGGAGCAATTGCTAGGCCTGCCTGCTGTCACCTGGCTGACAGGGAGGCCCGCCCCCTTCTCTCGGCAGCCTAGGGCCCAGGCCCGGGCCACCATGGCGCTGCCTCCGAGCCTAGCCGCCCTCCGGCACACGCTGCTGCTCCTGCCAGCCCTTCTGAGCTCAGGTACAGCCCTGTTCAGTCGTTGACCAAGTCCTTCTGGGGTCCAAAGCCCCCTCTCTCCTCTGTCTGCACTTCTGTTTGGGTACCCACTCCAGGCCCCAAGCCCTGGAGTCCCTGTTCCCTTCACCCACCTACCCTAAGTCCAACCAGCCAGTCCCTGGTGAGAGGACTCAGGCGCCCTTTCCCTTGGCCTGCTGCTCCTCTCACTGGGCCAATTCCTGGTCACAGCACAGTACCAACCCTGCCTGAGCCCTTCCCAGAGGCCCCCTGCTGTGTTCCAGGTTGGGGGGAGTTGGAGCCACAAATAGATGGTCAGACCTGGGCTGAGCGGGCACTTCGGGAGAATGAACGCCACGCCTTCACCTGCCGGGTGGCAGGGGGGCCTGGCACCCCCAGATTGGCCTGGTATCTGGATGGACAGCTGCAGGAGGCCAGCACCTCAAGACTGCTGAGCGTGGGAGGGGAGGCCTTCTCTGGAGGCACCAGCACCTTCACTGTCACTGCCCATCGGGCCCAGCATGAGCTCAACTGCTCCCTGCAGGACCCTAGCAGTGGCCGATCAGCCAACGCCTCTGTCATCCTCAATGTGCAATGTGAGTGGCCCTGAGGTGGGCCGGGAGAGAGGTTCTCTGCCCAGGGACCCCCAGCACCCACCAGGCAGGTGGTCCACAGGACATTTAGCAGACACTTAAGCACTTTGCAAATATGAACTCATTTTATCCTCTGAGTAATCCCATGAGGTCATTACTATTGTGGtcaccattttacaaataagaaaactgaggcagaaagaggTAAGCAATCTGCCCAGGGTGATGATCCCACTGGTAagaagcagagccaggattcacatCTGGGCATTTGGCTCTAGTATTTACACTCATAATCACTACGAAACGCTGCCTCTCTGGCAGACCCAGCCATCCTGTTCCACAGCCTCCCCTCTGAGGAGAGGCCCAGGCCCCTGGCTCCCATCTGGGTTTGGGAAGAAAGGGCTAGAAGTGTGAGGGGCTGTGGTGAGAGCATATTGGCCTCTGCTTTGCACCAGTCAAGCCAGAGATTGCCCAAGTCGGTGCCAAGTACCAGGAAGCTCAAGGCCCAGGCCTCCTGGTTGTCCTGTTTGCCCTGGTGCGTGCCAACCCGCCTGCCAATGTCACCTGGATCGACCAGGATGGGCCAGTGACTGTCAACACCTCTGACTTCCTGGTGCTGGATGCGCAGAACTACCCCTGGCTCACCAACCATACGGTGCAGCTGCAGCTCCGCAGCCTGGCACACAACCTCTCGGTGGTGGCCACCAATGACGTGGGTG
The nucleotide sequence above comes from Symphalangus syndactylus isolate Jambi chromosome 3, NHGRI_mSymSyn1-v2.1_pri, whole genome shotgun sequence. Encoded proteins:
- the TMEM25 gene encoding transmembrane protein 25 isoform X1 is translated as MLAASAYLQACACLFCSLESVLGSAPAGCPGVCWVGLCFWALPFVSVPSPLGARLHLRFRTWFFLFLESKFLEQLLGLPAVTWLTGRPAPFSRQPRAQARATMALPPSLAALRHTLLLLPALLSSGWGELEPQIDGQTWAERALRENERHAFTCRVAGGPGTPRLAWYLDGQLQEASTSRLLSVGGEAFSGGTSTFTVTAHRAQHELNCSLQDPSSGRSANASVILNVQFKPEIAQVGAKYQEAQGPGLLVVLFALVRANPPANVTWIDQDGPVTVNTSDFLVLDAQNYPWLTNHTVQLQLRSLAHNLSVVATNDVGVTSASLPAPGLLATRVEVPLLGIVVAAGLALGTLVGFSTLVACLVCRKEKKTKGPSRRPSLISSDSNNLKLNNVRLPRENMSLPSNLQLNDLTPDSRAVKPADRQMAQNNSRPELLDPEPGGLLTSQGFIRLPMLGYIYRVSSVSSDEIWL
- the TMEM25 gene encoding transmembrane protein 25 isoform X8 yields the protein MALPPSLAALRHTLLLLPALLSSGWGELEPQIDGQTWAERALRENERHAFTCRVAGGPGTPRLAWYLDGQLQEASTSRLLSVGGEAFSGGTSTFTVTAHRAQHELNCSLQDPSSGRSANASVILNVQFKPEIAQVGAKYQEAQGPGLLVVLFALVRANPPANVTWIDQDGPVTVNTSDFLVLDAQNYPWLTNHTVQLQLRSLAHNLSVVATNDVGVTSASLPAPGPSRRPSLISSDSNNLKLNNVRLPRENMSLPSNLQLNDLTPDSRAVKPADRQMAQNNSRPELLDPEPGGLLTSQGFIRLPMLGYIYRVSSVSSDEIWL
- the TTC36 gene encoding tetratricopeptide repeat protein 36 isoform X2 codes for the protein MATPRSRKDHGALEDLERAVELSGGRGRAARQSFVQRGLLARLQGRDDDARRDFERAARLGSPFARRQLVLLNPYAALCNRMLADMMEQLRRPRDSR
- the TMEM25 gene encoding transmembrane protein 25 isoform X4, whose amino-acid sequence is MLAASAYLQACACLFCSLESVLGSAPAGCPGVCWVGLCFWALPFVSVPSPLGARLHLRFRTWFFLFLESKFLEQLLGLPAVTWLTGRPAPFSRQPRAQARATMALPPSLAALRHTLLLLPALLSSGWGELEPQIDGQTWAERALRENERHAFTCRVAGGPGTPRLAWYLDGQLQEASTSRLLSVGGEAFSGGTSTFTVTAHRAQHELNCSLQDPSSGRSANASVILNVQFKPEIAQVGAKYQEAQGPGLLVVLFALVRANPPANVTWIDQDGPVTVNTSDFLVLDAQNYPWLTNHTVQLQLRSLAHNLSVVATNDVGVTSASLPAPGLLATRVEVPLLGIVVAAGLALGTLVGFSTLVACLVCRKEKKTKGPSRRPSLISSDSNNLKLNNVRLPRENMSLPSNLQLNDLTPDSRAVKPADRQMAQNNSRPELLDPEPGGLLTSQGRGNQDKDT
- the TMEM25 gene encoding transmembrane protein 25 isoform X5, which translates into the protein MLAASAYLQACACLFCSLESVLGSAPAGCPGVCWVGLCFWALPFVSVPSPLGARLHLRFRTWFFLFLESKFLEQLLGLPAVTWLTGRPAPFSRQPRAQARATMALPPSLAALRHTLLLLPALLSSGWGELEPQIDGQTWAERALRENERHAFTCRVAGGPGTPRLAWYLDGQLQEASTSRLLSVGGEAFSGGTSTFTVTAHRAQHELNCSLQDPSSGRSANASVILNVQFKPEIAQVGAKYQEAQGPGLLVVLFALVRANPPANVTWIDQDGPVTVNTSDFLVLDAQNYPWLTNHTVQLQLRSLAHNLSVVATNDVGVTSASLPAPGPSRRPSLISSDSNNLKLNNVRLPRENMSLPSNLQLNDLTPDSRVKPADRQMAQNNSRPELLDPEPGGLLTSQGRGNQDKDT
- the TMEM25 gene encoding transmembrane protein 25 isoform X3, coding for MLAASAYLQACACLFCSLESVLGSAPAGCPGVCWVGLCFWALPFVSVPSPLGARLHLRFRTWFFLFLESKFLEQLLGLPAVTWLTGRPAPFSRQPRAQARATMALPPSLAALRHTLLLLPALLSSGWGELEPQIDGQTWAERALRENERHAFTCRVAGGPGTPRLAWYLDGQLQEASTSRLLSVGGEAFSGGTSTFTVTAHRAQHELNCSLQDPSSGRSANASVILNVQFKPEIAQVGAKYQEAQGPGLLVVLFALVRANPPANVTWIDQDGPVTVNTSDFLVLDAQNYPWLTNHTVQLQLRSLAHNLSVVATNDVGVTSASLPAPGLLATRVEVPLLGIVVAAGLALGTLVGFSTLVACLVCRKEKKTKGPSRRPSLISSDSNNLKLNNVRLPRENMSLPSNLQLNDLTPDSRVKPADRQMAQNNSRPELLDPEPGGLLTSQACLLHHGTPALTNPWLPH
- the TMEM25 gene encoding transmembrane protein 25 isoform X11, coding for MALPPSLAALRHTLLLLPALLSSVKPEIAQVGAKYQEAQGPGLLVVLFALVRANPPANVTWIDQDGPVTVNTSDFLVLDAQNYPWLTNHTVQLQLRSLAHNLSVVATNDVGVTSASLPAPGPSRRPSLISSDSNNLKLNNVRLPRENMSLPSNLQLNDLTPDSRAVKPADRQMAQNNSRPELLDPEPGGLLTSQGFIRLPMLGYIYRVSSVSSDEIWL
- the TMEM25 gene encoding transmembrane protein 25 isoform X9, with product MLAASAYLQACACLFCSLESVLGSAPAGCPGVCWVGLCFWALPFVSVPSPLGARLHLRFRTWFFLFLESKFLEQLLGLPAVTWLTGRPAPFSRQPRAQARATMALPPSLAALRHTLLLLPALLSSVKPEIAQVGAKYQEAQGPGLLVVLFALVRANPPANVTWIDQDGPVTVNTSDFLVLDAQNYPWLTNHTVQLQLRSLAHNLSVVATNDVGVTSASLPAPGPSRRPSLISSDSNNLKLNNVRLPRENMSLPSNLQLNDLTPDSRAVKPADRQMAQNNSRPELLDPEPGGLLTSQGFIRLPMLGYIYRVSSVSSDEIWL
- the TMEM25 gene encoding transmembrane protein 25 isoform X10; amino-acid sequence: MGSGERRSLWERGAWRPSMSVCECACVQGVVARMLAASAYLQACACLFCSLESVLGSAPAGCPGVCWVGLCFWALPFVSVPSPLGARLHLRFRTWFFLFLESKFLEQLLGLPAVTWLTGRPAPFSRQPRAQARATMALPPSLAALRHTLLLLPALLSSGWGELEPQIDGQTWAERALRENERHAFTCRVAGGPGTPRLAWYLDGQLQEASTSRLLSVGGEAFSGGTSTFTVTAHRAQHELNCSLQDPSSGRSANASVILNVQFKPEIAQVGAKYQEAQGPGLLVVLFALVRANPPANVTWIDQDGPVTVNTSDFLVLDAQNYPWLTNHTVQLQLRSLAHNLSVVATNDVGVTSASLPAPGPSRRPSLISSDSNNLKLNNVRLPRENMSLPSNLQLNDLTPDSRAVKPADRQMAQNNSRPELLDPEPGGLLTSQGFIRLPMLGYIYRVSSVSSDEIWL
- the TMEM25 gene encoding transmembrane protein 25 isoform X6, with the translated sequence MALPPSLAALRHTLLLLPALLSSGWGELEPQIDGQTWAERALRENERHAFTCRVAGGPGTPRLAWYLDGQLQEASTSRLLSVGGEAFSGGTSTFTVTAHRAQHELNCSLQDPSSGRSANASVILNVQFKPEIAQVGAKYQEAQGPGLLVVLFALVRANPPANVTWIDQDGPVTVNTSDFLVLDAQNYPWLTNHTVQLQLRSLAHNLSVVATNDVGVTSASLPAPGLLATRVEVPLLGIVVAAGLALGTLVGFSTLVACLVCRKEKKTKGPSRRPSLISSDSNNLKLNNVRLPRENMSLPSNLQLNDLTPDSRAVKPADRQMAQNNSRPELLDPEPGGLLTSQGFIRLPMLGYIYRVSSVSSDEIWL
- the TMEM25 gene encoding transmembrane protein 25 isoform X2 yields the protein MLAASAYLQACACLFCSLESVLGSAPAGCPGVCWVGLCFWALPFVSVPSPLGARLHLRFRTWFFLFLESKFLEQLLGLPAVTWLTGRPAPFSRQPRAQARATMALPPSLAALRHTLLLLPALLSSGWGELEPQIDGQTWAERALRENERHAFTCRVAGGPGTPRLAWYLDGQLQEASTSRLLSVGGEAFSGGTSTFTVTAHRAQHELNCSLQDPSSGRSANASVILNVQFKPEIAQVGAKYQEAQGPGLLVVLFALVRANPPANVTWIDQDGPVTVNTSDFLVLDAQNYPWLTNHTVQLQLRSLAHNLSVVATNDVGVTSASLPAPGLLATRVEVPLLGIVVAAGLALGTLVGFSTLVACLVCRKEKKTKGPSRRPSLISSDSNNLKLNNVRLPRENMSLPSNLQLNDLTPDSRVKPADRQMAQNNSRPELLDPEPGGLLTSQGFIRLPMLGYIYRVSSVSSDEIWL
- the TMEM25 gene encoding transmembrane protein 25 isoform X7, producing the protein MLAASAYLQACACLFCSLESVLGSAPAGCPGVCWVGLCFWALPFVSVPSPLGARLHLRFRTWFFLFLESKFLEQLLGLPAVTWLTGRPAPFSRQPRAQARATMALPPSLAALRHTLLLLPALLSSGWGELEPQIDGQTWAERALRENERHAFTCRVAGGPGTPRLAWYLDGQLQEASTSRLLSVGGEAFSGGTSTFTVTAHRAQHELNCSLQDPSSGRSANASVILNVQWLLATRVEVPLLGIVVAAGLALGTLVGFSTLVACLVCRKEKKTKGPSRRPSLISSDSNNLKLNNVRLPRENMSLPSNLQLNDLTPDSRAVKPADRQMAQNNSRPELLDPEPGGLLTSQGFIRLPMLGYIYRVSSVSSDEIWL